From one Paeniglutamicibacter psychrophenolicus genomic stretch:
- a CDS encoding sterol carrier family protein, whose amino-acid sequence MAIKRRIDPAEGNRAFRRWIENDAAQADALPRPLIAMAVRYTLEELASRAEGNSVEVRVPPFGVTQCIPGPRHTRGTPPNVIELPAAIWLALASGKIGWEAALATGKVTASGLRADLSAELPLV is encoded by the coding sequence ATGGCCATCAAGCGACGCATCGATCCGGCCGAAGGCAACCGTGCCTTCCGCCGCTGGATCGAGAACGACGCGGCGCAGGCGGACGCGCTGCCGCGCCCGCTCATCGCCATGGCGGTGCGCTACACCCTGGAGGAACTGGCCAGCCGGGCCGAAGGCAACTCCGTGGAGGTGCGGGTCCCGCCCTTCGGGGTGACCCAGTGCATTCCGGGTCCCCGGCACACCCGCGGCACGCCCCCGAACGTCATCGAGCTGCCCGCGGCGATCTGGCTCGCGCTCGCATCGGGCAAGATCGGCTGGGAAGCCGCGCTGGCCACGGGCAAGGTCACCGCCTCCGGGCTGAGGGCGGACCTGTCGGCCGAACTGCCGCTGGTTTAG
- a CDS encoding asparaginase, whose amino-acid sequence MAETLLASDTVDLVVLERNGFIESRHRGTAVVVNAAGEVLNSLGNPNALMYPRSALKPFQALASMQCGVPLRGAQVAMACASHDGSTEHTEVVDSMLAKAGLSEADLLCPAAWPSHEETRTERIRAGLGKSAISFNCSGKHAAFLWACTENGWDTKTYLSPGHPVQQRVIGVIEEYAGETIAHLGVDGCGAPVPVISLAGLARAASKLAQAPGNKHADARAATIATAMLDYPWAVQGHGKPNSVVMEDLGVIAKLGAEGVLLLAAPCGTAVAVKMSDGSGRGGDLLGLTLLANAGAISTDQLTDTLAKLTRPVLGGGLPVGALRLASPVLDLLDS is encoded by the coding sequence ATGGCCGAAACCTTGCTTGCTTCCGACACCGTGGACCTCGTTGTGCTCGAGCGCAACGGCTTCATTGAATCCCGCCACCGCGGAACAGCGGTGGTCGTCAATGCCGCGGGCGAAGTGCTCAACTCCCTGGGAAACCCCAATGCCCTGATGTATCCGCGATCGGCGCTCAAGCCGTTCCAGGCCTTGGCCTCCATGCAGTGCGGGGTCCCGTTGCGCGGCGCGCAGGTGGCCATGGCGTGCGCCAGCCACGACGGCAGCACCGAACACACGGAGGTGGTCGATTCCATGCTGGCCAAGGCCGGCCTGTCGGAAGCCGACCTGTTGTGCCCGGCCGCCTGGCCGTCGCACGAGGAAACCCGCACCGAGCGGATCCGTGCGGGGCTTGGGAAGTCCGCGATCAGTTTCAACTGCTCGGGGAAGCATGCCGCGTTCCTGTGGGCGTGCACAGAGAACGGGTGGGACACCAAGACCTATCTGTCCCCCGGGCACCCGGTGCAGCAACGGGTCATCGGCGTCATCGAGGAGTACGCCGGCGAAACCATCGCGCACCTGGGCGTGGACGGCTGCGGCGCGCCGGTTCCGGTGATCTCCCTGGCCGGGCTGGCCCGTGCCGCCTCAAAGCTTGCCCAGGCCCCCGGCAACAAGCATGCCGATGCGCGGGCGGCGACGATTGCCACCGCGATGCTCGACTATCCGTGGGCCGTCCAGGGCCACGGCAAGCCCAACTCCGTGGTGATGGAGGACCTCGGTGTCATTGCCAAGCTCGGCGCCGAGGGCGTGCTGCTGCTGGCAGCGCCATGCGGGACCGCGGTGGCGGTGAAGATGAGCGACGGTTCGGGACGCGGAGGCGACCTGCTGGGGCTCACGCTGCTGGCCAACGCCGGTGCCATTTCCACCGACCAGCTCACCGACACCCTGGCCAAGCTGACCCGGCCGGTGCTCGGCGGCGGGCTCCCGGTGGGTGCGCTGCGCCTGGCCTCCCCCGTCCTGGACCTGCTGGATTCCTGA
- a CDS encoding class I SAM-dependent methyltransferase: protein MDQETKWQQQARRDPAQARNYIGRFAELRSSGADLDGEARFADAMLSRGSRVLDAGCGTGRVGGELAARGHRVTGVDLDAELLAAARADFPGSRWLEGNLATLDIRDEAGNRECFDLVISPGNVLAFVAPGTAGTVLGALAAHLAPAGRLVVGFSPLKGYSLETFKEDAAAAGLRIDTLFSTWDMRPMLPGSDFVVALLEPRQTVN, encoded by the coding sequence ATGGATCAGGAAACCAAGTGGCAGCAGCAGGCTCGCCGGGACCCCGCCCAGGCCCGGAACTACATCGGCAGGTTCGCCGAGTTGCGCTCATCCGGCGCAGATCTTGACGGCGAGGCAAGATTCGCCGATGCGATGCTTTCCCGCGGCTCACGGGTGCTGGATGCCGGTTGCGGGACCGGCCGGGTCGGCGGAGAGCTGGCCGCGCGCGGCCACCGGGTCACCGGGGTGGACCTGGATGCCGAGCTGCTCGCCGCTGCCCGGGCCGATTTTCCCGGCTCGCGCTGGCTGGAGGGAAACCTCGCAACGCTGGATATCCGTGACGAGGCCGGAAACCGCGAGTGCTTCGACCTGGTGATCTCCCCGGGCAACGTCCTGGCCTTCGTCGCCCCGGGGACCGCCGGAACCGTGCTGGGCGCGCTGGCCGCCCACCTGGCACCGGCCGGTCGGCTCGTCGTCGGATTCTCCCCGCTCAAGGGCTACTCGCTGGAGACCTTCAAGGAGGATGCTGCGGCTGCGGGGCTCCGGATCGACACCCTCTTTTCCACCTGGGACATGCGGCCCATGCTGCCCGGCTCGGACTTCGTCGTTGCGCTGCTGGAGCCTAGGCAGACAGTAAACTAG
- the purD gene encoding phosphoribosylamine--glycine ligase, whose protein sequence is MKVLVIGPGGREHALIRALAADPYVSDLHCAPGNAGISRDVTTHQIDAQDPAAVVALARELGSELVVVGPEAPLAAGVADALLAAGIPVFGPTKAAAQLEASKAFAKTVMAEAGVPTAMAKVATNTDEAAAALDAFGAPYVVKDDGLAAGKGVVVTSDRAEALAHAETCFEAGGTVVIEEFLDGPEVSLFVICDGTHAVPLAPAQDFKRIFDGDEGPNTGGMGAYSPLPWLPAGFVDEVMDRVAYPTLRDMESRGTPFTGVLYCGLAITTRGIRVIEFNARFGDPETQAVLARLKTPLGALLMAAATGELDDAEQLHWRPETAVGVVMAAENYPEDPVKGAAIRGLDAAEALEDVSVLHAGTTSNEAGEVIVAGGRVLAVVGLGADLHAARDKAYAGVAAISWDGAQHRTDIALKAANGQISVAEGSN, encoded by the coding sequence GTGAAGGTACTGGTTATTGGCCCCGGCGGCCGCGAACATGCACTGATCCGCGCTTTGGCTGCGGATCCCTACGTCTCCGACCTGCATTGCGCACCCGGCAATGCCGGGATTTCGCGTGATGTCACCACCCACCAAATCGATGCCCAGGACCCCGCCGCGGTGGTGGCCCTGGCCCGCGAGCTGGGTTCGGAACTGGTCGTGGTCGGCCCCGAGGCACCGCTGGCGGCGGGTGTGGCCGACGCACTGCTGGCCGCAGGCATCCCCGTCTTCGGCCCCACCAAGGCGGCTGCCCAGCTGGAGGCCTCCAAGGCCTTCGCCAAGACCGTCATGGCCGAGGCCGGCGTTCCCACCGCGATGGCCAAGGTCGCCACCAACACCGACGAGGCAGCCGCGGCGCTCGATGCCTTCGGGGCCCCCTACGTGGTCAAGGACGACGGACTGGCCGCCGGCAAGGGCGTGGTGGTCACCTCCGACCGCGCCGAGGCCCTGGCCCACGCCGAAACCTGCTTCGAAGCCGGCGGCACCGTGGTCATCGAGGAATTCCTCGACGGACCCGAGGTCTCCCTCTTTGTGATCTGCGACGGCACCCACGCCGTCCCGCTGGCCCCGGCCCAGGACTTCAAGCGCATCTTCGATGGCGACGAGGGCCCGAACACCGGCGGCATGGGCGCCTACTCGCCGCTGCCGTGGCTGCCCGCCGGCTTCGTCGACGAGGTCATGGACCGCGTTGCCTACCCGACGCTGCGCGACATGGAATCCCGCGGCACCCCCTTCACCGGGGTGCTCTACTGCGGCCTGGCCATCACCACGCGCGGGATCCGCGTGATCGAATTCAACGCACGCTTCGGCGACCCGGAAACCCAGGCAGTGCTCGCACGCCTGAAGACCCCGCTCGGTGCCCTGCTCATGGCCGCGGCCACGGGCGAGCTCGACGACGCCGAGCAGCTGCACTGGCGCCCCGAAACCGCCGTCGGCGTGGTAATGGCCGCCGAAAACTACCCGGAGGACCCCGTCAAGGGTGCCGCCATCCGCGGACTGGATGCGGCCGAGGCCCTCGAGGACGTCTCGGTGCTGCACGCCGGAACCACATCCAACGAGGCAGGGGAGGTCATCGTCGCCGGTGGCCGCGTGCTCGCGGTCGTTGGCCTGGGTGCCGACCTGCACGCAGCCCGCGACAAGGCCTACGCCGGGGTCGCAGCCATCTCCTGGGACGGTGCCCAGCACCGCACCGACATCGCGTTGAAGGCCGCCAACGGCCAGATCAGCGTCGCGGAAGGAAGCAACTAA
- a CDS encoding phosphoribosylaminoimidazolesuccinocarboxamide synthase, protein MSGLQTETLELPGWTHFYSGKVRDLYVPAGSSFEETDRVLVVASDRISAFDFVLESEIPDKGKVLTQLSLWWFDQLGEIPNHVISTDVPEAVAGRAMVCKKLDMFPIECIARGYLTGSGLVEYKERQTVCALPLKGGMVDGSKLEPAIFTPSAKAEVGEHDENITFEETAARIGGQQAADLRDATLALYMRAEQIARTRGIILADTKVEFGIDPSNGEITLGDEVLTPDSSRFWDAETYAPGKAQPSFDKQFVRDWLTSDASGWDKSSGAEPPALPADIIERTRGRYIEAYERLTGLTFTA, encoded by the coding sequence ATGTCAGGCCTGCAAACAGAAACCCTGGAACTTCCGGGCTGGACCCATTTCTACTCGGGCAAGGTCCGCGACCTGTACGTCCCGGCCGGTTCCTCCTTCGAGGAAACCGACCGCGTGCTGGTGGTCGCCTCCGACCGGATCAGCGCCTTCGACTTCGTGCTGGAGTCCGAGATCCCCGACAAGGGCAAGGTGCTCACGCAGCTGAGCCTGTGGTGGTTCGACCAGCTGGGCGAAATCCCGAACCACGTGATCTCCACCGATGTCCCCGAGGCCGTCGCAGGGCGTGCCATGGTGTGCAAGAAGCTGGACATGTTCCCGATCGAGTGCATCGCCCGCGGCTACCTGACCGGCTCGGGCCTGGTGGAGTACAAGGAACGCCAGACCGTGTGCGCACTGCCGCTGAAGGGCGGCATGGTCGACGGTTCCAAGCTCGAACCGGCGATCTTCACCCCCTCGGCCAAGGCCGAGGTCGGCGAGCACGACGAGAACATCACGTTCGAGGAAACCGCCGCACGCATCGGCGGCCAGCAGGCAGCGGACCTGCGCGACGCCACGCTGGCCCTGTACATGCGTGCCGAACAGATCGCCCGCACCCGCGGCATCATCCTGGCCGACACCAAGGTCGAGTTCGGCATCGATCCGTCCAACGGCGAGATCACCCTGGGCGACGAGGTGCTGACCCCGGATTCCTCGCGCTTCTGGGACGCCGAGACCTACGCTCCGGGCAAGGCCCAGCCCTCGTTCGACAAGCAGTTCGTGCGCGACTGGCTCACCTCGGATGCCTCCGGCTGGGACAAATCCTCGGGCGCCGAACCCCCGGCGTTGCCGGCGGACATCATCGAGCGCACCCGCGGACGCTACATCGAGGCCTACGAGCGCCTGACCGGGCTCACCTTCACGGCCTAG
- a CDS encoding ABC transporter ATP-binding protein codes for MSTNTGVSNEDAITLSAAERKRVRTRSWRLLATLASRQKPMLVLTVVLVVISNAARASFPIIIAWAIDWGLPQVTGGNLAALGITGGAYVFSAITAGSLLGWYVLCTAKISQAMLLDLRLRVFRHTQRLSLEFHEKYTSGRIISRQTSDLETLRELLDQGISELVSACVFVTFTLISIFVLDWRSGIVVMIAAIPISLLFGWYQRRSEVVYRESRVVSARLIGTFVETMTGIRAVKAFRKEKANDANYASVAGEYRDNSIRSINLFGVLQPGLVLVGNLSVAAVLAWGGFRILDGTLAVGVLVALLLATKRVFQPVENIAMFYSSLQAATAALEKVSGLLEESPTVVEPARPQPLGEVAGALKFEDAVFGYGDGPVIMDSFDLDIPAGQTVAVVGQTGAGKSTLAKLIARFYDLRSGTLTLDSVPIDQIANDDLRRHVVMVTQESFLFSGTVAENIALGKPGASIEEIILAARAVGAHEFITALPEAYDTDVNKRGGRVSAGQRQLISFARAFLADPAVLILDEATSSLDIPSERAVQRGLQTLLGNRTALIIAHRLSTVQIADRVLVVHDGKIVEDGSPAELIGSAGRFAALHKAWKDSLV; via the coding sequence ATGAGCACGAACACCGGAGTGTCCAACGAGGACGCCATCACCCTGAGCGCGGCCGAACGCAAGCGCGTGCGCACCCGCTCCTGGCGGCTGCTGGCCACCCTGGCCTCCAGGCAGAAGCCGATGCTGGTGCTAACCGTGGTGCTGGTGGTCATCTCCAATGCCGCCCGCGCCTCCTTCCCCATCATCATCGCCTGGGCCATCGACTGGGGCCTGCCGCAGGTCACCGGCGGCAACCTCGCCGCCCTGGGCATCACCGGCGGCGCCTACGTGTTCTCCGCCATCACGGCCGGCTCGCTGTTGGGCTGGTACGTGCTGTGCACCGCCAAGATCTCCCAGGCGATGCTGCTGGACCTGCGGCTGCGCGTCTTTCGGCACACCCAGCGCCTGAGCCTGGAATTCCACGAGAAGTACACCTCCGGGCGCATCATTTCCCGGCAGACCTCCGACCTGGAGACGCTGCGCGAACTGCTGGACCAGGGCATCTCCGAGCTGGTCTCCGCCTGCGTCTTCGTGACCTTCACGCTGATCTCGATCTTCGTGCTGGACTGGCGTTCCGGGATCGTGGTGATGATCGCCGCGATCCCCATCTCGCTGCTCTTTGGCTGGTACCAGCGCCGTAGCGAGGTCGTCTACCGCGAGTCGCGCGTGGTCTCCGCGCGGCTGATCGGCACCTTCGTGGAAACCATGACGGGCATCCGCGCGGTCAAGGCCTTCCGCAAGGAGAAGGCCAACGACGCGAACTACGCCTCCGTTGCCGGGGAATACCGGGACAACTCCATCCGCTCCATCAACCTCTTCGGGGTGCTGCAGCCGGGCCTGGTGCTCGTCGGGAACCTGTCGGTGGCCGCGGTGCTGGCCTGGGGTGGATTCCGCATCCTGGACGGCACCCTGGCCGTCGGCGTGCTGGTGGCCCTGCTGCTGGCCACCAAGCGGGTGTTCCAGCCGGTGGAGAACATCGCCATGTTCTACTCCTCGCTGCAGGCAGCGACGGCCGCCCTGGAAAAGGTCTCCGGGCTGCTCGAGGAATCCCCCACCGTGGTGGAACCGGCCAGGCCGCAGCCGCTGGGCGAGGTGGCCGGTGCACTGAAGTTCGAGGACGCGGTCTTCGGCTACGGCGACGGCCCGGTCATCATGGACAGCTTCGACCTGGACATCCCGGCGGGGCAGACCGTGGCGGTGGTCGGCCAAACCGGCGCGGGGAAGTCCACGCTGGCCAAGCTGATCGCCCGGTTCTACGACCTGCGCTCCGGCACGCTGACCCTGGATTCGGTGCCCATCGACCAGATCGCCAACGACGACCTGCGCCGGCACGTGGTCATGGTGACCCAGGAGTCGTTCCTGTTCTCCGGCACGGTGGCGGAGAACATCGCCTTGGGCAAGCCCGGGGCCAGCATCGAGGAGATCATCCTGGCCGCCCGCGCGGTGGGGGCCCACGAGTTCATCACCGCGCTGCCCGAAGCCTACGACACCGACGTGAACAAGCGTGGCGGGCGGGTCTCGGCCGGGCAACGCCAGCTGATCTCCTTCGCCCGGGCGTTCCTGGCGGACCCGGCGGTGCTGATCCTCGACGAGGCCACCAGCTCGCTGGACATCCCCTCCGAGCGGGCCGTGCAGCGCGGCCTGCAGACGCTGCTGGGCAACCGCACGGCGCTGATCATTGCGCACCGCCTGTCCACCGTGCAGATCGCCGACCGGGTGCTGGTGGTCCACGACGGGAAGATCGTCGAGGACGGGTCCCCGGCCGAGCTGATCGGCTCGGCGGGCCGCTTCGCCGCCCTGCACAAGGCTTGGAAGGACTCGCTGGTCTGA
- a CDS encoding ABC transporter ATP-binding protein, with the protein MAVQQGHAPAAGTPTLGRTFARLAPFVKPILPRLFFGFLCALAAGIVALTIPQVLAWLVNNVLHPEGKDSEVWLAVGLVAGLGALEALLVFLRRQFVITPAARLETQMRVRFYEHLQQLPVAFHERWGSGQLLSRSMSDLSLLRRWLAFGALMLVVSTVTVITGLVLMFSSSWVLGAIYLAGAIPISIKAFYFRNTYRAASRLSQDQAGDLATAVEESVHGIRVIKAFGRGRHMYDGFNSRAKQLRDTEVVKARTLASFLLYVVAIPETTLGLGLVAGLWLTAQGELSVGALVAYFATATVLAGPVEGMGMLLGMTLTTKTALDRHFEVMDTPNTITSPQDPRTPANGRGELELRNVHFSFPDAAGTVVPTLRGVDLRVRPGETMALVGMTGTGKSTLLALVPRLHEVTAGRVLIDGIDVRDWDLIQLRRAVAVAFEDTILFSSSIRENVLLGAPDLPEEQLAALLNEAIDTAQAGFARTLPEGLDTVIGEEGLSLSGGQRQRIALARAIAARPRVLVLDDPLSALDVRTEEAVTEKLRITLAGTTTLIVAHRPSTVALADRVALLKDGAIDDVGTHSELLARNEHYRFVIASLEDEDTNVLEGGPRA; encoded by the coding sequence GTGGCAGTACAACAAGGACACGCCCCCGCGGCGGGCACACCCACGCTTGGCCGGACCTTTGCCCGGCTCGCCCCCTTCGTCAAGCCCATCCTGCCGCGGCTCTTCTTCGGCTTCCTCTGTGCGCTGGCCGCAGGCATCGTCGCCCTGACCATCCCCCAGGTGCTGGCCTGGCTAGTGAACAACGTGCTGCACCCCGAGGGCAAGGACTCCGAGGTTTGGCTTGCCGTGGGCCTTGTCGCGGGGCTGGGCGCCCTCGAGGCGCTGCTGGTGTTCCTGCGCCGGCAATTCGTGATCACCCCCGCCGCCCGCCTCGAAACCCAGATGCGGGTGCGCTTCTACGAGCACCTCCAGCAGCTTCCTGTCGCCTTCCACGAACGCTGGGGCTCCGGTCAGCTGCTCTCGCGCTCCATGTCGGATTTGAGCCTGCTGCGCCGGTGGCTGGCCTTCGGCGCCCTGATGCTGGTCGTCTCCACCGTCACGGTGATCACCGGGCTGGTGCTGATGTTCTCCTCCAGCTGGGTGCTCGGCGCCATCTACCTGGCCGGGGCGATCCCGATCAGCATCAAGGCCTTCTACTTCCGCAACACCTACCGCGCGGCCAGCCGGCTGAGCCAGGACCAGGCCGGGGACCTGGCCACCGCGGTGGAGGAATCGGTGCACGGCATCCGCGTCATCAAGGCCTTCGGCCGCGGCCGGCACATGTACGACGGCTTCAACTCCCGGGCCAAGCAATTGCGCGACACCGAGGTCGTCAAGGCCAGGACCCTGGCCAGCTTCCTGCTCTACGTCGTCGCGATCCCCGAAACCACCCTGGGCCTTGGCCTGGTCGCCGGGCTCTGGCTCACCGCCCAGGGAGAGTTGAGCGTCGGCGCCCTGGTCGCCTACTTCGCCACCGCCACCGTGCTGGCCGGACCGGTCGAAGGCATGGGCATGCTGCTGGGCATGACGCTGACCACCAAGACCGCCCTGGACCGCCACTTCGAGGTCATGGACACGCCCAACACCATCACCTCCCCGCAGGATCCGCGCACCCCGGCGAACGGGCGCGGCGAGCTGGAGCTGCGCAACGTGCACTTCAGTTTCCCCGACGCGGCCGGCACCGTAGTCCCGACGCTGCGCGGCGTCGACCTGCGGGTCCGGCCCGGGGAGACCATGGCCCTGGTCGGCATGACCGGCACCGGCAAGTCCACGCTCCTGGCGCTGGTCCCCCGGCTCCACGAGGTCACCGCCGGGCGGGTGCTGATCGACGGGATCGACGTGCGCGACTGGGACCTGATCCAGCTGCGCCGCGCGGTGGCCGTCGCCTTCGAGGACACCATCCTGTTTTCCTCCTCGATCCGCGAGAACGTGCTGCTCGGCGCCCCCGATCTCCCCGAGGAGCAGCTGGCGGCGCTGCTCAACGAGGCCATCGACACCGCGCAGGCCGGGTTCGCCCGCACCCTGCCCGAGGGGCTGGACACCGTCATCGGCGAGGAAGGGCTCTCGCTCTCCGGAGGCCAGCGCCAGCGCATCGCCCTGGCCCGGGCCATCGCCGCCCGGCCGCGCGTGCTGGTGCTCGACGACCCGCTCTCGGCACTGGATGTGCGCACCGAGGAAGCCGTCACCGAAAAGCTGCGCATCACGCTGGCCGGGACCACCACGCTGATCGTCGCCCACCGGCCCTCCACGGTGGCCCTGGCCGACCGGGTGGCGCTGCTCAAGGACGGTGCGATCGACGACGTCGGCACGCACTCGGAACTGCTGGCACGCAACGAGCACTACCGTTTCGTGATCGCCAGCCTCGAAGACGAAGACACCAACGTGCTGGAAGGCGGGCCACGGGCATGA
- a CDS encoding metallophosphoesterase encodes MANPTSLAEAVSRTVRGAALAAAAATASAGIAFGYGLGQTTRFVLREESLALLPPGSSPIRLLHLSDIHMVPNQELKRRWLHSLAELKPDLVINTGDNLGHMDGLESLLEALGPLMAFPGAFVPGSNCYFGPRLKNPLRYLGKRPDVPRNSPKYQLPWQQMHSAFGAAGWVNLTNRNHSMAVNGTRLDFTGVDDPHLHLERFAGWPAGSVSSGAAPHLRIALTHAPYQRVLDTFTDAGTDLILAGHTHGGQVCIPGYGALVTNCDLPTWRASGLTQWEHAGKTAPLNVSAGIGTSRFAPVRIACPPEAILLTLTARN; translated from the coding sequence ATGGCGAACCCAACCTCGCTGGCCGAAGCGGTCTCACGCACTGTGCGTGGGGCCGCTTTGGCGGCTGCAGCGGCAACTGCCTCGGCCGGCATCGCCTTTGGCTACGGGCTGGGCCAGACGACGCGTTTTGTCCTCCGGGAGGAGTCCCTGGCGCTGCTTCCACCGGGGTCGTCCCCTATCCGGCTGCTGCATCTGTCGGACATCCACATGGTGCCCAACCAGGAACTCAAGCGTCGCTGGCTGCACTCTCTGGCGGAGCTGAAGCCCGACCTGGTCATCAACACCGGTGACAACCTGGGCCACATGGATGGCTTGGAATCCTTGCTCGAGGCACTGGGCCCGCTGATGGCGTTCCCCGGGGCCTTCGTTCCGGGATCGAACTGCTACTTCGGGCCGCGCCTGAAAAACCCGTTGCGCTACCTGGGCAAGCGCCCGGATGTGCCGCGCAACTCCCCCAAGTACCAATTGCCGTGGCAGCAGATGCACAGCGCCTTCGGTGCCGCCGGCTGGGTCAACCTGACCAACCGGAACCACTCCATGGCCGTGAACGGCACGCGCCTGGATTTCACCGGGGTCGATGACCCGCACCTGCACCTGGAACGTTTCGCCGGCTGGCCGGCCGGCTCGGTGTCGTCCGGCGCCGCTCCCCACCTGCGGATCGCCCTGACCCACGCCCCGTACCAACGGGTGCTGGACACGTTCACCGACGCGGGCACCGACCTGATCCTGGCTGGGCACACCCACGGCGGACAGGTCTGCATCCCGGGATACGGTGCCTTGGTGACCAATTGCGACCTGCCGACCTGGCGCGCCAGCGGGCTGACCCAGTGGGAGCACGCGGGCAAAACCGCTCCGCTGAACGTGTCCGCGGGCATCGGCACCTCGCGCTTCGCCCCGGTGCGGATCGCATGCCCTCCGGAAGCAATATTGCTGACCTTGACCGCCCGGAACTAG